The proteins below come from a single Halostagnicola larsenii XH-48 genomic window:
- a CDS encoding HVO_2901 family zinc finger protein, with protein MYTCRNCNQSFQTELALELHRDSCTKSQLCCHVCGERFAEGEATRDGWHYECPNDDCDGNGLQEDIFNVDDVLTATH; from the coding sequence ATGTACACCTGTCGTAACTGTAATCAGTCGTTTCAGACTGAACTTGCACTCGAGTTGCACCGGGACTCGTGTACGAAATCACAGCTCTGCTGTCACGTCTGCGGAGAGCGGTTTGCAGAGGGAGAAGCAACGCGCGACGGATGGCACTACGAGTGCCCGAACGACGATTGTGACGGGAACGGATTACAAGAGGATATTTTCAACGTCGACGACGTTCTGACGGCAACACACTAG